The following coding sequences lie in one Streptomyces venezuelae genomic window:
- a CDS encoding glycerophosphodiester phosphodiesterase produces MNFLTIGHRGVMGVEPENTLRSFVAAQAAGLDLIELDLHLSKDGALVVMHDADVARTTDGKGPIAEKTLAELRELDAGRGERIPVFEEVLDAVKAPLQAEIKDVAAARALAEVMLSRDLVARVEVISFHDEAIAEIARLVPGVRTALVASRYGTDVVERATAVGATTLVLNIRRLTLEIVERAKKADLRIIGWVVNTQDDLRLVRALQLDGATTDYPEIKRTGRFTA; encoded by the coding sequence TTGAACTTCCTCACCATCGGTCATCGTGGGGTCATGGGCGTCGAGCCCGAGAACACCCTGCGTTCCTTCGTCGCCGCGCAGGCGGCGGGCCTCGACCTCATCGAGCTGGATCTGCATCTGAGCAAGGACGGCGCGCTCGTGGTCATGCACGACGCCGACGTGGCCCGTACGACCGACGGCAAGGGGCCGATCGCCGAGAAGACCCTCGCCGAGCTCCGCGAGCTGGACGCGGGCCGCGGTGAGCGCATCCCCGTCTTCGAAGAGGTCCTGGACGCGGTGAAGGCACCGCTGCAGGCCGAGATCAAGGACGTCGCGGCCGCGCGCGCCCTCGCCGAGGTCATGCTGAGCCGCGACCTGGTCGCACGCGTGGAGGTGATCTCCTTCCACGACGAGGCGATCGCCGAGATCGCCCGCCTGGTCCCGGGCGTGCGGACCGCCCTCGTCGCGAGCCGCTACGGCACGGACGTCGTGGAGCGCGCCACCGCCGTCGGCGCGACCACGCTCGTCCTCAACATCCGGCGCCTGACGCTGGAGATCGTCGAGCGCGCCAAGAAGGCGGATCTGCGAATCATCGGCTGGGTCGTGAACACCCAGGACGACCTGCGCCTGGTGCGGGCGCTGCAGTTGGACGGGGCGACCACGGACTACCCCGAGATCAAGCGGACGGGCCGCTTCACGGCCTAG
- a CDS encoding GNAT family N-acetyltransferase, with translation MDTAPRPFTGELTFRAAEATDVDALVALIESAYRGDASRVGWTTEADLLEGQRTDPQGVVDVIESPRSRLLAVERDGEIVACCQLEHRGDHAYFGMFAVSPAQQGAGLGKVIIAEAERTARETWGVREMHMTVISARDDLIAWYERRGYRRTGKMTPFPYGDERFGIPQRDDLQFELLVKDLA, from the coding sequence ATGGACACCGCCCCGCGCCCCTTCACAGGAGAGCTCACCTTCCGCGCCGCAGAGGCCACCGACGTGGACGCCCTCGTCGCGCTCATCGAGTCGGCGTACCGCGGAGACGCGAGCCGCGTCGGGTGGACCACCGAGGCCGACCTCCTGGAAGGGCAGCGCACCGACCCGCAGGGCGTCGTCGACGTCATCGAGTCGCCGAGGAGCAGGCTGCTCGCCGTCGAGCGGGACGGCGAGATCGTCGCGTGCTGCCAGCTCGAACACCGCGGGGACCACGCCTACTTCGGCATGTTCGCCGTCAGCCCGGCGCAGCAGGGCGCGGGGCTCGGCAAGGTGATCATCGCGGAGGCGGAGCGGACGGCACGCGAGACGTGGGGTGTCCGCGAGATGCACATGACCGTGATCTCCGCACGGGACGACCTCATCGCCTGGTACGAACGGCGCGGCTACCGCCGTACGGGAAAGATGACCCCCTTCCCGTACGGCGACGAGCGCTTCGGCATCCCGCAACGCGACGACCTGCAGTTCGAGCTGCTGGTCAAGGACCTCGCCTAG
- a CDS encoding dihydroxyacetone kinase family protein, with translation MSHFLPEIDAVLTAARGLALAHPGLIEVNDSPLYLRARDADPARTVALVSGGGSGHEPLHTGLLGRGGLDAVCPGEIFASPHNRQIYEASAAAAKSGGVLHIVKNYTGDVINFQIAAERLRHDGIPVATVLVDDDLATDSADSATGRRGTAATVVVEKLLGAAADRGATLEELADLGRRVVARSRSIAVAARAQTSPTTVNPAFELDEGTLDYGVGIHGERGIRTIARPATYDLVRRMTDDLLDALPDGPDDVLALVNGLGATTELELNAIAVLLNDELTARGLRPVLVVPGTFTAALDMAGFSLTLTRLEDGWAELWTTPTRTPLVLPRPIEGAVGGENPESPVRTPANTPAAAPRETGDRALLDRYALTVTQVRDNLTKLDQLVGDGDFGDNLAGGVRRAVKLADETGMDGTAALADAFLNDVGGTSGPLFGLLFQHLAAASPADGGAPTAAALAEAAEAGHAAIHRVGGAVPGDCTLVDALAPAAESLAAARDADAPEAPLTEAAQAAIRGALATASLRPRRGRASYVGDHALGVPDPGALAVALLFMALADIHEPATAPRLPAPGHITVI, from the coding sequence ATGAGCCACTTCCTGCCGGAGATCGATGCCGTGCTGACCGCCGCCCGAGGGCTGGCCCTGGCGCACCCCGGCTTGATCGAGGTGAACGACAGCCCGCTCTACCTGCGGGCCCGCGACGCCGACCCGGCCCGCACGGTCGCCCTCGTCTCCGGCGGCGGCTCCGGCCACGAACCGCTGCACACCGGGCTCCTGGGGCGGGGCGGCCTGGACGCCGTCTGCCCCGGCGAGATCTTCGCCTCCCCGCACAACCGGCAGATTTACGAGGCGAGCGCGGCGGCCGCGAAGAGCGGCGGGGTCCTGCACATCGTCAAGAACTACACCGGTGACGTGATCAACTTCCAGATCGCGGCCGAGCGCCTGCGGCACGACGGCATCCCCGTCGCCACCGTCCTGGTCGACGACGACCTGGCCACCGACAGCGCCGACAGCGCGACAGGCCGCCGGGGCACCGCCGCGACGGTCGTCGTCGAGAAGCTCCTCGGCGCCGCCGCCGACCGGGGCGCCACGCTGGAGGAGCTCGCCGACCTCGGACGGCGCGTCGTCGCCCGCTCCCGCAGCATCGCCGTCGCCGCCCGCGCCCAGACCTCGCCCACCACGGTGAACCCGGCGTTCGAGCTGGACGAGGGCACCCTCGACTACGGCGTCGGCATCCACGGCGAGCGCGGCATCCGCACCATCGCGCGGCCCGCGACCTACGACCTCGTCCGGCGCATGACCGACGACCTCCTGGACGCGCTGCCCGACGGGCCCGACGACGTGCTCGCCCTCGTCAACGGTCTCGGCGCCACCACCGAGCTGGAGCTCAACGCCATCGCGGTGCTCCTGAACGACGAGCTCACCGCCCGCGGCCTCCGCCCCGTCCTCGTCGTCCCCGGCACCTTCACCGCCGCCCTGGACATGGCCGGGTTCTCCCTCACCCTCACCCGGCTCGAAGACGGCTGGGCCGAGCTGTGGACCACCCCCACCCGCACCCCGCTCGTCCTGCCGCGCCCCATCGAGGGTGCCGTCGGCGGCGAGAACCCCGAGTCGCCCGTGCGGACGCCCGCGAACACCCCCGCGGCCGCGCCGCGCGAAACCGGCGACCGCGCCCTCCTCGACCGCTACGCCCTCACCGTCACGCAGGTCCGCGACAACCTCACCAAGCTCGACCAGCTCGTCGGCGACGGAGACTTCGGCGACAACCTCGCCGGAGGCGTCCGCCGCGCGGTGAAGCTGGCGGACGAGACCGGCATGGACGGCACGGCTGCGCTCGCCGACGCCTTCCTCAACGACGTCGGAGGCACCAGCGGCCCCCTGTTCGGCCTCCTCTTCCAGCACCTGGCCGCCGCCTCCCCGGCGGACGGCGGTGCCCCGACGGCGGCCGCGCTCGCGGAGGCCGCCGAAGCCGGCCACGCCGCCATCCACCGGGTGGGCGGCGCGGTCCCCGGCGACTGCACGCTGGTCGACGCCCTCGCGCCCGCCGCCGAGTCCCTGGCCGCGGCCCGGGACGCGGACGCCCCCGAGGCACCGCTGACCGAGGCCGCGCAGGCCGCGATCCGCGGCGCCCTCGCCACCGCGTCGCTGCGCCCCCGCCGCGGCCGCGCCAGCTACGTCGGCGACCACGCGCTCGGCGTGCCGGACCCGGGCGCCCTGGCCGTCGCGCTGCTCTTCATGGCCCTCGCGGACATCCACGAGCCGGCGACGGCCCCGCGCCTGCCCGCACCCGGCCACATCACCGTCATCTGA
- a CDS encoding bifunctional phosphatase PAP2/diacylglycerol kinase family protein yields the protein MKRRIGSIDRRWFERVASARLPGAEQVLPPLSRSANHGRLWFGTAAALAVVGGPAAKRAARRGVGALALASVTTNAVAKYAVRRRRPVLTTVPAMRRLSKAPWTSSFPSGHAASAAAFAVGVALEAPRYGALIAPVAAAVAFSRVYVGVHYPGDVLAGCVLGAAAAAVTCYWWPPHPQPAQFRRTRVEAPALPEGEGLVVVLNSGSGKGVPGRLPAGEHLELLLPKAEILACGPGDDLDAILDEAVARAAGAAGVLGVCGGDGTVNATARRAAEAGLALAVFPGGTLNHFALDVGTPTFEDTAHAVARGEAVRVDLARVRDGEGREVAGFVNTFSIGIYPELVRKREKLEGRIGKWPAAAVSFVEVLRTAAPLRIRLDGHDRVLWLLFAGNGQYVPDGLALTHRPRLDDGLLDIRTVDAEAPLARSRVALSAFGGALRRSRVFRAERVEELRISGLEDVTGLAYDGETAPTPDALLLDKLRSALTVYSPAAQLDEIAQRARTLTLAANRQPRRGPAA from the coding sequence ATGAAACGGCGGATCGGGAGCATCGACCGGCGGTGGTTCGAGCGGGTGGCGTCGGCGCGGCTGCCCGGCGCGGAGCAGGTGCTGCCGCCGCTGAGCAGATCAGCGAACCACGGGCGGCTCTGGTTCGGCACGGCCGCCGCCCTCGCGGTCGTCGGTGGCCCGGCGGCCAAGCGCGCCGCGCGGCGCGGGGTGGGCGCCCTCGCGCTGGCCTCGGTGACGACGAACGCGGTGGCCAAGTACGCCGTGCGCCGGCGTCGGCCCGTCCTCACCACCGTCCCCGCGATGCGACGGCTCTCCAAGGCGCCGTGGACGTCGTCGTTCCCGTCCGGGCACGCCGCGTCGGCGGCGGCGTTCGCGGTGGGGGTGGCGCTGGAGGCACCCCGGTACGGCGCGCTGATCGCGCCGGTCGCCGCGGCCGTCGCGTTCTCCCGGGTGTACGTGGGGGTGCACTACCCCGGCGACGTGCTCGCTGGCTGTGTGCTCGGCGCGGCGGCGGCCGCGGTGACCTGCTACTGGTGGCCGCCGCACCCCCAGCCCGCCCAGTTCCGCCGCACCCGGGTGGAGGCGCCCGCTCTGCCCGAGGGCGAGGGGCTCGTCGTCGTCCTCAACTCCGGTTCCGGGAAGGGCGTTCCGGGGCGTCTGCCGGCGGGTGAGCATCTGGAGCTGCTGCTGCCGAAGGCGGAGATCCTGGCGTGCGGTCCTGGCGACGACCTCGACGCGATCCTGGACGAGGCGGTGGCGCGGGCCGCCGGGGCGGCCGGGGTGCTCGGCGTGTGCGGCGGGGACGGGACGGTGAACGCCACGGCCCGGCGCGCCGCGGAGGCGGGGCTCGCGCTCGCGGTGTTCCCCGGCGGCACGTTGAACCACTTCGCGCTGGACGTGGGCACGCCCACTTTCGAGGACACCGCGCACGCCGTCGCGCGGGGCGAGGCGGTCCGCGTCGATCTGGCGCGGGTGCGGGACGGGGAGGGCCGGGAGGTCGCCGGTTTCGTCAACACGTTCAGCATCGGCATCTATCCGGAACTCGTGCGCAAGCGCGAGAAGTTGGAGGGGCGCATCGGCAAGTGGCCCGCCGCGGCCGTGTCGTTCGTCGAGGTGCTGCGGACCGCGGCGCCGCTGCGGATCCGGCTCGACGGCCACGACCGTGTGCTGTGGCTGCTCTTCGCGGGCAACGGCCAGTACGTGCCGGACGGCCTCGCGCTCACGCACCGGCCGCGCCTTGACGACGGCCTCCTCGACATCCGTACCGTCGACGCGGAGGCGCCGCTCGCCCGGTCGCGCGTCGCCCTCTCCGCGTTCGGCGGTGCGCTGCGGCGTTCGCGGGTGTTCCGCGCCGAACGCGTCGAGGAGTTGCGGATCAGCGGCCTTGAGGACGTGACGGGTCTCGCGTACGACGGCGAGACCGCGCCGACGCCGGATGCCCTGCTCCTGGACAAGCTGCGCTCCGCGCTGACGGTGTACAGCCCGGCGGCCCAGCTGGACGAGATCGCCCAGCGGGCCCGCACGCTGACGCTGGCGGCGAACCGGCAGCCGAGGCGGGGGCCTGCTGCCTGA
- a CDS encoding alpha/beta fold hydrolase: MSSTQSQTFPSSTEGLTHRLVPSPAGRVHLVEQGEGPLVLLVHGFPESWYSWRHQLPALAAAGYRAVAVDMRGYGRSSRPADVAAYRMLDLVEDGVAVVRALGEEAAVVVGHDWGATVAAHSALVRPDVFRAVGLLSVPYTPPGGPRPREVFAGMGGDEEFYVSYFQEPGRAEAEIEPDVRGWLAGFYAALSADTMPGPDAPDPHFVRRGGRLRDGFPAVAAASGARLPAWLDERDLDVYAAEFERTGLTGALNRYRAMDRDWEDLTPRFAGAPVRQPSLFVGGAMDASTTWLAAAIEAFPDTLPGLRSSHILDGCGHWVQQERPDEVNGILTDWLDALGD; this comes from the coding sequence ATGTCGTCCACGCAGTCGCAGACCTTCCCGTCGTCCACCGAAGGCCTGACCCACCGTCTGGTCCCCTCGCCCGCGGGCCGCGTGCACCTGGTGGAGCAGGGCGAGGGACCCCTCGTCCTGCTCGTCCACGGCTTCCCCGAGTCCTGGTACTCCTGGCGCCACCAGCTGCCCGCCCTGGCCGCGGCCGGATACCGCGCGGTCGCCGTCGACATGCGCGGCTACGGCCGGTCGTCGCGCCCCGCGGACGTCGCCGCGTACCGGATGCTCGACCTCGTCGAGGACGGCGTCGCCGTGGTGCGTGCGCTCGGCGAGGAGGCCGCGGTGGTCGTGGGGCACGACTGGGGCGCGACCGTCGCCGCGCACTCCGCCCTCGTCAGGCCCGACGTCTTCCGCGCGGTCGGGCTGCTGAGCGTCCCGTACACGCCGCCGGGCGGTCCGCGGCCCCGCGAGGTGTTCGCCGGGATGGGCGGGGACGAGGAGTTCTACGTCTCGTACTTCCAGGAGCCCGGCCGTGCCGAGGCCGAGATCGAGCCCGACGTGCGCGGCTGGCTCGCCGGTTTCTACGCCGCCCTCTCCGCGGACACGATGCCGGGTCCCGACGCGCCGGACCCGCACTTCGTGCGCCGCGGCGGACGGCTGCGGGACGGGTTCCCCGCGGTGGCGGCGGCTTCGGGCGCGCGGCTGCCCGCGTGGCTCGACGAGCGCGACCTCGACGTCTACGCCGCGGAGTTCGAGCGGACCGGCCTCACCGGCGCCCTCAACCGCTACCGGGCCATGGACCGGGACTGGGAGGACCTCACGCCCCGCTTCGCCGGGGCCCCGGTCCGGCAGCCGTCCCTGTTCGTCGGGGGCGCCATGGACGCCTCGACCACATGGCTCGCCGCCGCGATCGAGGCGTTTCCCGACACCCTGCCGGGCCTGCGCTCCTCGCACATCCTCGACGGCTGCGGCCACTGGGTCCAGCAGGAACGCCCCGACGAGGTGAACGGGATCCTGACGGACTGGCTCGACGCGTTGGGCGACTGA
- a CDS encoding helix-turn-helix domain-containing GNAT family N-acetyltransferase has translation MDAERIEHVSQVRRFNRTVTERVGVLHDSYLGRDRPIGEARLLWEIGEREQQDVRRLRERLGLDSGYVSRLLRALESDGLVAVEPHPRDRRVRTVRLTEAGRVERALLDERSDELAGSLLEPLNTAQRARLVAAMAEVDRLLTASTVTLDAVDPGHPDAEYCLRSYFTELQERFDTGFDPAQSLLPDAGGLRPPHGLFLVARAHGEPVGCAGLKLPAGAPAEIKRMWVAPAARGLGLGRRFLAELEGLAAGEGRTVLRLDTNKALDAAIGLYHSCGFEEVPAFNDEPYAHHWFEKRIGCAA, from the coding sequence ATGGACGCCGAACGGATCGAACACGTCAGTCAAGTACGGCGCTTCAATCGCACCGTCACCGAACGCGTGGGCGTGCTGCACGACAGCTATCTGGGCCGCGACCGCCCCATCGGCGAGGCCCGGCTGCTCTGGGAGATCGGGGAGCGGGAACAACAGGACGTGCGCAGGCTGCGCGAACGTCTCGGGCTCGACTCCGGCTACGTGAGCCGCCTGCTGCGCGCCCTGGAGTCCGACGGCCTGGTGGCCGTGGAGCCGCACCCCCGCGACCGCAGGGTCCGCACGGTACGGCTGACCGAAGCGGGCCGCGTCGAACGCGCCCTCCTCGACGAGCGCAGCGACGAGCTCGCCGGCTCCCTCCTGGAGCCGCTGAACACCGCGCAGCGGGCCCGGCTCGTCGCCGCCATGGCGGAAGTGGACCGGCTGCTCACCGCCTCGACGGTCACCCTGGACGCCGTCGACCCCGGCCACCCGGACGCCGAGTACTGCCTGCGCTCGTACTTCACCGAACTCCAGGAGCGATTCGACACCGGCTTCGACCCCGCGCAGAGCCTGCTGCCGGACGCGGGTGGGCTGCGGCCGCCGCACGGCCTGTTCCTGGTGGCCAGGGCGCACGGCGAGCCCGTGGGCTGCGCCGGGCTCAAGCTGCCGGCCGGCGCCCCGGCCGAGATCAAGCGCATGTGGGTGGCGCCCGCGGCGCGCGGCCTCGGTCTCGGCCGCCGCTTCCTCGCGGAGCTGGAGGGACTGGCGGCCGGGGAAGGTCGCACCGTCCTGCGCCTCGACACCAACAAGGCGCTCGACGCGGCCATCGGCCTCTACCACTCCTGCGGCTTCGAGGAAGTACCCGCGTTCAACGACGAG
- a CDS encoding helix-turn-helix domain-containing protein — MDARREDLGRMLRAWRMARDPALLPDPVPFRGHRSYLTQLDMALLLGVSERWYRALERGEDRKYAREMIDGVVRILDLSPGQATALHRGTGHQPPRYRAGSARPDDAMLDLLHQQRRVSWICDQAWDVLAVNAVAARHCPWLARPDANVMTWAFSAEARYQLHDWDARWAGPLLGRLRLAWQRWPDNERLDDVVRTVRREPGVAELWERTADVRAPHDDAALPMYFPLVAPDPVDVRVAAYGRFGDTALRWLVLTPVDPAVTFP; from the coding sequence GTGGACGCGCGACGCGAGGACCTCGGGCGGATGCTGCGTGCGTGGCGGATGGCGCGGGACCCGGCCCTCCTCCCCGACCCCGTACCCTTCCGCGGCCACCGCTCCTACCTCACCCAGCTCGACATGGCCCTGCTGCTCGGGGTCTCCGAACGTTGGTACCGCGCCCTGGAGCGGGGCGAGGACCGCAAGTACGCCCGCGAGATGATCGACGGTGTCGTACGGATCCTGGACCTCTCCCCCGGCCAGGCGACCGCCCTCCACCGCGGCACCGGCCACCAGCCGCCCCGCTACCGGGCCGGGAGCGCGCGGCCCGACGACGCGATGCTCGATCTGCTGCACCAGCAGCGCCGGGTGAGCTGGATCTGCGACCAGGCCTGGGACGTGCTCGCCGTCAACGCCGTGGCGGCGCGCCACTGCCCCTGGCTCGCCCGCCCGGACGCGAACGTCATGACGTGGGCGTTCTCCGCGGAGGCCCGGTACCAGCTGCACGACTGGGACGCCAGGTGGGCGGGCCCGCTGCTCGGCCGGCTGCGCCTCGCCTGGCAGCGCTGGCCGGACAACGAACGCCTGGACGACGTGGTGCGGACCGTGCGGCGCGAGCCGGGCGTCGCCGAGCTGTGGGAGCGTACGGCGGACGTCCGGGCGCCCCACGACGACGCGGCGCTCCCCATGTACTTCCCGCTGGTGGCGCCCGACCCGGTCGACGTGCGCGTCGCGGCGTACGGACGCTTCGGCGACACGGCGCTGCGCTGGCTGGTCCTCACCCCGGTCGACCCGGCGGTCACGTTTCCCTGA
- a CDS encoding PadR family transcriptional regulator, whose amino-acid sequence MAARRTTSHQQYGSTVSAEGGAGLPPTAWAVLGLLSFPGERTGYELKKWADASLRFFYWSPAISQIYAELRRLEALGYATSRRSGPDAPRTKRAYAITDAGRAALSAWADAGRDVGPPVLKHPLLLRVWLGHLTAPDRLRDLVAEHIARTGAELTEVRDALARAEGADGARAWSHPQVALRWSERRLEAEVGLAEAMLDDLSELAARGGTGDAEAPCGSAARRPAAAEEPVPPPPGQPVLPPGQPPLPPGQCVKDSPTPG is encoded by the coding sequence ATGGCGGCCCGTCGAACGACCTCGCATCAGCAGTACGGCAGCACGGTGTCCGCCGAGGGCGGTGCGGGGTTGCCGCCGACCGCGTGGGCCGTGCTCGGGCTGCTCTCCTTTCCCGGGGAGCGGACCGGGTACGAGCTGAAGAAGTGGGCGGACGCCTCCCTCCGCTTCTTCTACTGGTCGCCGGCCATCAGCCAGATCTACGCCGAGCTGCGCCGCCTCGAAGCGCTCGGGTACGCCACGTCGCGCCGCTCGGGGCCGGATGCGCCCCGCACGAAGCGGGCGTACGCCATCACGGACGCGGGCCGTGCCGCGCTGTCCGCCTGGGCCGACGCCGGGCGGGACGTGGGCCCGCCCGTCCTCAAGCATCCGCTGCTGCTGCGCGTCTGGCTCGGCCACCTCACCGCCCCCGACCGGCTGCGGGACCTCGTGGCCGAGCACATCGCGCGGACCGGGGCCGAGTTGACGGAGGTCAGGGACGCGCTGGCGCGGGCGGAGGGCGCGGACGGGGCGCGGGCGTGGTCGCATCCCCAGGTGGCGCTGCGGTGGAGCGAGCGGCGCCTTGAGGCGGAGGTGGGCCTCGCGGAGGCGATGCTGGACGATCTGTCGGAGCTGGCGGCGCGGGGCGGGACCGGAGACGCCGAGGCGCCGTGCGGGTCCGCCGCGCGCCGCCCGGCCGCCGCGGAAGAGCCCGTCCCGCCCCCGCCCGGTCAACCGGTGCTGCCGCCCGGTCAACCCCCGCTGCCACCCGGTCAATGCGTGAAGGACTCGCCCACGCCAGGGTGA
- a CDS encoding VOC family protein has translation MVHVLSSRTLLRPTDPERSRVFYGETLGLGVYREFGTGPERGTVYFLGGGFLEVSGRSDAPPAPGLQLWLQVADVAAAHAELVERGAEVVRPPVKEPWGLVEMWIADPDGVRIVLVEVPHDHPIRYRPGI, from the coding sequence ATGGTCCACGTACTGAGCAGCAGGACACTTCTGCGCCCCACCGACCCGGAGCGCTCGCGCGTCTTCTACGGCGAGACGCTGGGGCTCGGCGTCTACCGCGAGTTCGGCACCGGTCCCGAGCGCGGCACGGTCTACTTCCTCGGCGGCGGTTTCCTGGAGGTGTCGGGCCGCTCCGACGCACCGCCCGCGCCGGGACTCCAGCTCTGGCTCCAGGTCGCGGACGTCGCGGCGGCCCACGCGGAGCTGGTGGAGCGCGGCGCCGAGGTGGTGCGGCCGCCGGTCAAGGAGCCGTGGGGGCTCGTCGAGATGTGGATCGCGGACCCGGACGGCGTCAGGATCGTTCTCGTCGAGGTCCCGCACGACCACCCCATCCGCTACCGGCCGGGGATCTGA
- a CDS encoding SDR family NAD(P)-dependent oxidoreductase, whose amino-acid sequence MLVDLSGKTALVTGSTQGIGAAIAVGLARAGAQVAVNGRSRDSVDAAVDRLKGECDGAGFLAAPGDISTDEGARQVFDAVPRADILVNNLGIFGAEAALGITDDEWRRYFEVNVLTAVRMIRHYLPGMKDRSWGRVLNIASDSALVTPAEMIHYGMSKTALLAVSRGFAKEAAGSGVTVNSVIAGPTHTGGVEDFVYELVDRALPWDEAQRKFMTEHRPQSLIQRLIEPEEIANMVVYLSSPLASATTGGAVRVDGGYVDSIVP is encoded by the coding sequence GTGCTCGTCGACCTTTCCGGCAAGACCGCTCTCGTCACCGGCTCGACCCAGGGAATCGGCGCGGCGATCGCCGTGGGCCTGGCGCGGGCGGGCGCCCAGGTCGCGGTCAACGGGCGGTCCCGCGACTCCGTGGACGCCGCCGTCGACCGGCTCAAGGGGGAGTGCGACGGCGCCGGATTCCTCGCGGCGCCGGGCGACATCTCCACCGACGAGGGCGCGCGGCAGGTCTTCGACGCCGTGCCGCGGGCGGACATCCTCGTGAACAACCTCGGCATCTTCGGCGCCGAGGCCGCCCTCGGCATCACCGACGACGAGTGGCGCCGCTACTTCGAGGTCAACGTACTGACCGCCGTGCGGATGATCCGCCACTACCTGCCGGGCATGAAGGACCGCTCCTGGGGCCGCGTCCTGAACATCGCCAGCGACTCGGCGCTCGTCACGCCCGCGGAGATGATCCACTACGGCATGTCGAAGACCGCGCTGCTCGCCGTGTCGCGGGGCTTCGCGAAGGAGGCGGCGGGATCCGGCGTCACCGTCAACTCCGTGATCGCGGGGCCGACGCACACCGGAGGCGTGGAGGACTTCGTCTACGAACTGGTCGACCGCGCGCTGCCGTGGGACGAGGCGCAGCGGAAGTTCATGACCGAGCACCGGCCCCAGTCGCTGATCCAGCGCCTCATCGAGCCGGAGGAGATCGCCAACATGGTCGTCTACCTCAGCTCCCCGCTGGCGTCGGCGACGACGGGCGGCGCGGTGCGCGTCGACGGAGGCTACGTGGACTCGATCGTTCCGTAG